The window CGCCGGTCTTCGCGCCGAACCCGAAGGCCTTGAGGTAGCGGTGGTAGTTCTCCGCGCCGAGGCGCATCGCGATCTTCGTGGAGCCGATGTTGCTGCTTTTGGCGATCACGCCCTCGACCGTGAGCGCGCCGTAGGGGTGAACGTCGTGGAGCGTGCCGCCCTGAAAGGGCATCGCGCCGTTCTCGCAGAAGAACACGGTGTCGCGGGTGACCGCCTTCTCGTCGAGCGCCGCGGAGAGCAGGAAGGTCTTCATGATCGAGCCGGGCTCGAGCGCGTCGGCGATGGCGCGGTTGCGCATCGCGTCCTGGCTGCAGCTGCCCGGCTCGTTGGGGTTGAAGAAGGGGACGTTCGCCATGGCCAGCACTTCGCCGCTGCGCGGCTCGAGCACGACGATGCTGCCGCCCGCGGCGCCCGCCTCCTCGACGCCGCGCGCCAGCTCCTCCTGGGCGATGAACTGGATCACCGCATCGATGCTCAGGTTCAGCTCGTCGCCCTCGCGCAACGCATCCATGGGCGGCCCGGAGACGAGCAGGTCCTTGCCGCGGGCGTCGCGCTCGACCGCGAAGACGAACGCGTCGCGCCAGAGGTCCTGCTCGTAGCCCAGCTCGATCCCGGCGAGCCCCTTGTTGTCGAGGCCCGCGAAACCGAGCACGTGCGCGCCGAACTCGCGCTGCGGGTAGAAGCGGCGGTTCTCCTTGAGAAAGCCGACGCCCGACCACTTGCGCGCCGCCACGCGCTCGGAGACCGCCGGCGAGACGCGCCGCTCCAGCCAGACGAAGGACTTCTTCTTCGCCAGCTCCCTCGCGTACCGCGACACGTCGCCGCCGGTCTCCGCGGCGAGCTGGCGGGCGACCCCGCTCTTGTCCGTGACCTGCGGGGGGACGCCGAAGATCGAGTCGACCTCGACGTCGACCGCGAGCTGGCGTCCGGCGCGGTCGGCGATCACGCCGCGCTTGGGGAGGAACTGGATCTCGTCGGTGATCTGCTCGGCCGCGGCCTTCTCGAGCCTGCGGTGGCCGGTCACCTGGAGCGAGAAGAGCCTCCCGACGATCGCCACCGCGGCCACGACGAGGAACCCCGTGACGAGGAGGATCCGGTTGCGGACCAGGCGCCGCAGCTGCGCTTCCACCGCCGTCCGCTACTCCCGCGCGGCCACCGCGAGCGCGCCCGCGGTGCCCTGCG is drawn from bacterium and contains these coding sequences:
- a CDS encoding penicillin-binding protein 2, producing the protein MEAQLRRLVRNRILLVTGFLVVAAVAIVGRLFSLQVTGHRRLEKAAAEQITDEIQFLPKRGVIADRAGRQLAVDVEVDSIFGVPPQVTDKSGVARQLAAETGGDVSRYARELAKKKSFVWLERRVSPAVSERVAARKWSGVGFLKENRRFYPQREFGAHVLGFAGLDNKGLAGIELGYEQDLWRDAFVFAVERDARGKDLLVSGPPMDALREGDELNLSIDAVIQFIAQEELARGVEEAGAAGGSIVVLEPRSGEVLAMANVPFFNPNEPGSCSQDAMRNRAIADALEPGSIMKTFLLSAALDEKAVTRDTVFFCENGAMPFQGGTLHDVHPYGALTVEGVIAKSSNIGSTKIAMRLGAENYHRYLKAFGFGAKTGVDLPGEASGLLRPPSQWSGRSIASVAIGQEISVTPLQITAAFAAAVNGGVLHRPRVARELVSPEGTVIKRYDPQEVRRVISPETSRQVVDILVKVVEEGTGKAAAVPGYTVGGKTGTAQKYDPALRTYSGSKFLASFIGVAPARDPRLVVLVMVDEPHGAIYGGSVSAPVFQRVVQRTLRYLNVPPEDPEGVLVVSTGAAGAGG